TGGCTCACCGGTATTTGGAAAAAGCCAATGTGAATGCTATCGACGAAATGGTAAATATGATTGCCAATATGAGAGGATATCAGACCGGCTACAAGGTCACCGATTCTATCAGCGATACCCTGAAAAAACTTATTCAACTTGGTGCTTAGAATTTATTAAAAGGAGGTTGTGATATGATACGATCACTCTATACAGCGGCTACCGGCATGAAGGCGCAACAGTTATACCTGGACAATATTTCAAATAACCTGGCGAATGTAAATACTACGGGATTCAAAAGAAGCCAGGTGAATTTTCAGGACCTGCTTTATGATAAGGAACATGTAGCGGGTTCTGAGTCTTCGCAAGGATTTGAGATACCTACCGGCATTCAATTGGGCGGCGGCGTAAGGCCTATTGGAACGACAAAAGTCTTTTCCCCGGGAAATCTTCAAAATACCGGACGATCATTGGATCTTGCTATAGGGGGCAACGGATTTTTTCAAATTAGCCGTCCTGACGGTACTATCGCATATACGCGGGATGGTTCGTTTGAGTTGAATAGCAAGGGGGAACTTGTCACTGCCGAAGGGTTGCCGCTTTCTCCATCTATTACGATTTTGGACGCAAAAGAAATTTCGGTTGGCACGGATGGGACCGTATATGTTAAAGGTGGTGACAGTTCTGGGACAATACAGAATGTGGGGCAGATTATGCTGGCAACGTTTCCTAATCCTGCCGGTCTGGATGCGCTTGGGAGAAATCTTTTTGCGGAAACAATAGCAACCGGCGCGCCCGTTGTTTCGATACCAGGCGAGCAGGGAACAGGAGAGGTTGTTCAGGGGTTTTTAGAAAATTCCAATGTAGATACGGTGACGGAACTTGTGAACCTTATTACTGCCCAGCGTGGTTATGAGATTAATTCCAGGTCAATAAAGGCAAGTGACGAGATGTTGCAGACGATTAATCAGGTTGCTTAACAGAATATTGTTATAAAAAGAAGGCGAAATGAACGGAGGAGATCGATGATGAAATACAGTGTTCTTGCCGTGGCGTTATGGAGCGGTATTTTTTTTATGCATACGGCATTTGGGGGAAAGATTGCCATTGAGTTAAAAGAAACGGTGACTTTGCCGGAAAGGGAAATCCTGCTTGGTGACATTGCATATATCTCATGCAGTGACTCCTCCTGTATGGAAAAACTCAACAAAATATCGCTTGGAAATACCCCCTGGCCTGGTAATGTAAGAAAGATAAAGAAGGAAATCATAAACGCGCGTCTTCTGGATGAAGGTATACTATTGCCGGATGTTGTATACGGAGACAAAGAATTCTCATTGGTTTCCGTTGAAACAATAACCATAAAAGGCAATGAGATTTTCAAAAAAGCGAAGGAACATCTTTTGTCCACTATGTCAAGACCAGAGGACGAAATAGTTATTGAAGCAGACAGGATGCCGAGAGATATCTTGGTCCCGGCACATAAGGGTGCTCTCAGTTTTGAAGTATCACAAATTGGTGCGAATAAAGACAGGGGAAGCGTTCAGTTTATCGTACGTGTATTTATTAATGATAAGCAATATCAAAAAATACCAGTCTATTTTATGATACGGGTGTTTGATCATTGTGTCGTTGCAAACAGATTGATTCAACGAAATGAGATATTTTCTCAGGAAGATATTAGTATCAGGAGAGTGGAAACGACCAGGCTGACGGAGATTCCTTTTGATACAGTAAAAGAAATTGTAGGGAAACGCGCATTGTACACGATCAGGGAAAACACGCCAATAACAGAGAAACTTATCGATGATCCTCCTGTTATAAAAAAGGGTGATTTCATAAAGCTATTTATCCACACAGGCAAACTGCGCGTTGTAACGAAGGGGGTTGCGATGGAAGAGGGGTATTTGGGAAAAGTAATCAGGGTTAAAAGTTTTGATTCAAATAAAGAACTGCACGGGACAGTTGAGGATTTATCTGCGGTCAGAATTATTTATTAAAAAGGGGATATATGAAAAATAAACTAAGGGTTTTTCTTTTTGTCTCTGTCCTGCTATCCGTTTTCTGTGGTACTGTTCAAGCAGATTCAATATGGAATAAAAGAGTTTCGCTGAACTCGAACCTGTTTAATGACAACAGGGCAAGAGGGATAGGGGATATTGTTACCGTGATAATTAACGAGTCAACAAATATTACAGGACAGGAAGACAGTTCTGCGAACAGCAGCCAGAAGCACAGCATACAAGTGGATACTTCAGATTTTCTGACGGAAGTACAGAGACATAACATCAGGAGCTCTGCGGGTTTCAGCGGATACGTGCCAAACATGACATCGGATACAAGCCACGATTTTGCAGGCCAGGGTCAATATGAAAGCAATCGAAATATTAATTTAGAACTTACTGCCGTAGTGACGGAGAAACTTGCCAATGGCAACCTCATTATTGAGGGGAATCGTGATGTTGATGTGAACGGTGAAAAATATAATATCAAGGTCTCCGGTATTGTACGGCCTATTGATATCAGTATAGAGAATATCATTCAATCTTCATCAATTGCAAACGCTAATATATCCCTTGAGGGTAAAGGTTTTCTTACGCGGGCAGCGAAGCGGGGTTGGTTCAATCGTGTAATAGAAACAGCCTGGCCATTTTGAATAAAGATGGAGACGGTGGATAGCTGCATTTATTATATTAAGAAAAGAGCTTTTGGATGTTGGCCGGGGATGGGGTAAGGATACTGCAAGTCTTTCAGCATCTCAATACCTTGTCTGGTATGTGGGAGAGGAAACTTTTGGAAAATAAAGGCACAAGGCTTATGAAGAGCAAAATATTTAATTCGAAACATAGTTTGAAGTTTCTGGTGGTAATGATTTCCATTGTAAGTGTTGCGCTGGTGACACCCCTTTGCAAATTTGCTCAGGCAGCTGTGCGTCTTAAGGATGTTGCCTATGTTGAGGGAGTCCGTGACAACCAGTTGTACGGATATGGGCTTGTTATAGGGCTTCAGGGGACAGGGGACAACGCGCAGATTTTTAAGGTGACCAGGCAGATGGCGGTCAACATATTTGAGAAAATGGGATTGCTTTTTGATGATGAAGATTTCTTCTCGCGCAATGTGGCTGCTGTAATGGTCACTGCTAATATCCCTGCTTTTGTCAGGCCGGGTGACACGCTGGATGTGACTGTCTCTTCCATTGGAGATTGCAAAAGTCTGGAGGGGGGCGTCTTGCTTCAAACGGCATTGCAGGGCGCCGATAATGAGGTCTATGCGGTCGCGCAGGGGCCTTTGGCGATTGGTGGTTTTAACATAGAGGGCAATGCCCAATCTTCGCGGAAAAATATATCAACAACAGGACGCATAGCAAGTGGCGCTATTGTAGAAAAAGAGATCCAGACCTCCATCTTCTATGGAAAGTCAATGAGTATTGTATTGCATGAGCCTGATTTTACAACGGCAAATAGGACAGTTGAAGCGATTAACAATTTGTATCCGGATGTGGCAAAAGCGGTAGATGCCGCAATTATAAATATTATACCTCCGAAGGAATTTCAAACGGATACCGCTATTGTGCAGTTTGTTGCAAATCTTGAGGAATTGTACATAACAACGGATAGTATTGCCAGAGTGATTGTTAATGAACGCACTGGAACAATCGTTGCGCATGAAAATGTCCGTATTTCTACGGTTGCAGTGGCACATGGGAATTTAAGTATTACAATAACTGAAGAAGAAGAGGTTTCACAACCAAATGCCTTGGCTTCCGGCAATACCGAAAAGGTTGACCGGACAGAAATTAAGATAGATGAGCAGGAAAGGAGATTGCATGTGATTGATGCCGGTGTTTCGATTTCTGATGTGGCTCGCGCACTTAATCTCCTGGGTGTTACTCCCCGTGATCTGATTTCTATATTTCAGGCAATCAAGCGTGCAGGCGCCCTTCACGCAGAGCTTGTAATTATGTAATCATATTTTTGTCGTTTCATGGGAGACAGGCACGGAAAAGAATATTTTATTTCCTGGTATGTATAAATGGTATTAGGTTTGCGTGATTTTTAACAGAAAGCGACCAATCTCTTCGGTGTTGTTTACAGATATATTTAGGAGGAAAGAAAACATGGAACATCACCTGTCAATAAACCCATTGCTCTATTCTCAACCGCAGGATATAGCATCATTAAAAAACATGAGTAAGCAAAAAAGGGTAAAAGAGAATGATGGTGCATTGAAAAAAGCATCGCAGGATTTTGAAGCAATAGTCCTCAATTTTGTTATTAAAACCATGTGGAAAACGATTCCGGAGTCAAGTTTTTCCGGTGAGGAGAGTGGGGCGATGGACAGTTATACCGCGATAATGCAGAATGCGCTCGCGCAGGATATTGCTGCCAAAGGAGGTCTTGGAATGGCACGAGTACTCTATAATCAGATGATGAATGAAAAAGGACCGGAAAATAATCTTTCCCCTGTCATAGAAGGGGATACTCTCCACGGAAGCCCTTTGCATTGCCAACAACGAAAGGTTGAACGTTATAAAGAAGATAAATCATGAGGAGTATCAGATGGTGAAATTATTGGATGACCTTATCGAAACCATTGAACGAATGTCTGTTGTATATAATGAGCTGGTAGATGTTGCCAGAATAAAAAAGACCTGTCTGATAAAAGGAAGCATAGAGGAATTGGAAAGGCTTATATTTCGGGAAAAAAATCAAACAGAAATGGCACAACTCCTGGAAGAAAAGAGGCGGAATATTATACAGTGTTATTGTAATGAACAAGATGTTCAAGAGAAAAACATTACCATGGAAAATTTACTGAATGGCATGGATAAAGAAACCAGGAAAAAGGTTCAGGAGAAAATTGTTGCATTAAAAGCATCATTGAGGCAGCTAAAAGAATTAAACGAAGCAAACGCAACGCTTACAAATTATTCACTCGATATTACTACGGATATCATGAAAATGTTTTTTCCTCCAATGCAGCAAAATTCAATATATGCGCAAACGGGAAAAATGCAGGGTTATGAGTTGTCGAGAGTATTGGTTGATACAAAAATATAAGGAGTAAGAGATGTCTTCAGACCTGCAAATAGGATTAAGCGGTGTCTTAACGGCACAGCGTGCAATGCTGGTAACGGCCCATAATATTTCAAATGCGAATACAAAGGGTTATTCAAAACAGACAGCTATTCTCAGTTCTCGCCAGCCTATCGAAATAACGGCAGGTACCCTTGGACAAGGTGTTCAGCTGGCAAAAATCAAGAGAAACCGTGATGAATATCTCGAAAGTAGACTGAGAGATATTGGTTCGTCTCTAGGTAGCGCTTCTGTAAAGAGCCAGTATTTCAAAGAACTGGAAACTATTCTGAATGAAAATGCAGAATCCAGTTTAAACAATGCGATACTTACCTTTTTTAGATATGCCAACGATCTCTCACAAAATCCGGAAAGCATAAGCGTTCGTGCCAGTCTCATGGAGACATCAAATACCCTGACGGATACTTTTCGGAGAATATCCACTGAACTCGACCAAATGAAAACATTTGTGAAACAAGGTATAGAGGATCAAATATCGGATATAAACAATATTACGAAATCCATTGCAGGTTTAAATAAAGAAATTGCAATTATTGAAAGCAAAGGTATTGAGTCAAATGATTTATTAGACAAACGAGATGCCTTGTTGCAGGATATTAGCACAATAATAAATATAAGAACTGAAAAAAACAGTGATGGAACTGTTGACGTAACATCTTCGGGTGGTTTATTGGTTTCCGGTGCGTCTTCCTTAGAGCTTGCCTATAAAATGGAAACAGATAGTACCGTTTCCATTATAGCTGCGAATAATGAATCTGCAAGATATACGCCTACAGATGGAGAAATAAGTGGTTTATTGGAAATGAACAATACGACAATTGTAAACTACGATAAAAAGATTAATACGTTGGCCGCCGCATTTATTAAAGAAGTCAATAAAATTCATAGTGAGGGCGTGGGTTTGTCAGGTGGTTTTTCCAGTGTGCTTTCAGATAATGCTGTGTCGAGTGCCAGTGTGGCATTAAAAAGTGCTGGTTTGTCCATTACTCCAACTAGTGGGGATTTGTATGTAACGGTGATAGACAGTTCAGGGGTAATGACGAAAACCAAAGTAACGGTGGATGTCTCTGTCGATACTCTTACTTCCGTACAGACAAGCCTGGATGCGATAACGGGGATATCTGCGAATATTACGGACAAAAGACTTCAGGTGCTTGCTGATTCCGGTTATTCATTCAATTTTTCCTATGCATTGGACCCAAATCCAGCGACGGGTAGCATTACCGGCACAACAATACCCTCGATATCAGGTGTTTACAGTGGAAGCAGCAATGATGTGTATACGTTTACAGCCATAGGTACGGGTGGTACTATTGGCTCAACTGCCGGGCTTCAAGTTGAAATACGAGACAGCAGTTCTAATCTGATAACAACGCTTGATGTAGGAAGCGGATATACAGCAGGGAATACCCTGGATGTCGGTAATGGTGTTTCTGTTTCCTTTGCCGCGGGCACGCTGAATGTAAACGATACATTTACCCTGGATGTCATACATGATTCTGATGGAACGGATCTTCTTGCCGCGCTGGGCATAAATACTTTTTTTAACGGTACTGATGCTTCCGACATCACCGTAAATTCCAGGATTAAAAATGATGTTACATTGATTGCCGCTTCAACGGGCGAAGTGGGAAATAATGTTAACGCAATGCGTTTAGCTGCGCTGCAGAGTAGCACAAATGCTGTGAGCAGCACATCGTTTGCTGATTATTTGCATCAGGTCTCATCAGCGCTAGGAGAAGAAGCAGGTAATGCTTATAAAGAGGAAGAGAGTTTTACTGCGTTGGAAACCAATATTGCGAATCGAAGGGATGAAGTATCCGGCGTTAACGTTGATGAAGAACTGGTCAGCATGATACGATTTCAGCAGGCGTATCAGGCTTCCGCAAAGTATATTTCAACAGTAAATCAACTAACAGATTTTCTCCTTCGTTCAGTGTAATAATCGATTTTCAGTAGTTATTATCTGTTTGCTGTGAATTGATTTCTATCTGGCATGAAATTATGTGTCGTATGCAGTGTTTGGAGGTATAAAGTATGTCATCGAGAATAACACAGAATAGTATCAATCGCACAACCCTTTCAAATATTAAACTTAATTATAAAGAAATGCAGGAGATACAGGAAAAACTTTCTACAGGAAAAAGATTAAATCGTCCTTCGGATGATCCTTCCGGTATGAGGAAAGTGCTGGGGTTTAAAACAGAAAAGATAAGAGTTCAGCAATTTTTAGACAATGCAAGTATTGCCTCAGAACAGATAATCTTTACCTTTAATTCTCTCGAAAATATTCAGAGCGCTGTTGAAAGGGTGCAGACGTTAGCCCTGGAGGCAGGTAATGACACCCTGGGCGTTGATGAGCGTACGATCATTGCCAGTGAGATTGATGGTTTTTTAGAGACGATTCTGCAATTCTCAAACATGACGGATAGTAATGGTCGGTATATCTATTCAGGTACAAAAACCTTGACAGAGACTTTTTCGGCTACCAGAAATAGTACGGGAGAAATATCATCGGTTTCTTATAATGGAAATAGCGAGGAGCTTGAACAACAGATTGGTCCAAATTCATATGTAAAAGTAAATAAATCCGGAGATAAGTTGTTTTTGAATAATAATCTCTTTTCAACGTTGGTGTCTATGAGGGACGAACTGAAAAGCAGTAGTTATAGTTCAAATACCTTTTTATCTTTGCGGGGTGCCTTGGAAACTGCTGCAAACAGCTTAATGTCTGAGATGACAAAATTTGGTGCTACGGCTAACAGGCTGGAGATTTCCATCAGCAGGCTCGAAAGTTCAAAGCTTTCGTTAAAGGAATTGATTTCATATAGTGAAGATGCTGATATAGCAGAGTTAATAATGGAATTAAAAAATCAGGAAAATGTTTTACAATCTTCACTCCAAACAGGGGCAAGGATTATTCAGCCTACACTCCTTGACTTCCTGGGCTAGGTCTCTGTTATGTATAAAAACAGGTCATTGCGTGTAATTTTTATACGCCTCTTTTCCATCAAGTAGTGATAAGTTCATTCTTTATTCAGGTTGCAAGAGGTTTCTTCCCTTAAACCCGCAGGAATTGATACCCTGCAAAGAGAATGAGTTGAGTTGCCAGGAATTTGCAACAATGTTTTTCGTTCTCTTAGCCCCCATGATGTTCTTTCCTCGATGTACACAAAAAAAGAGTGAAGGACGGTTTTTAATGGCACTTCATTTGCTTCATTGACATTCATCTATTTTTTGAAGGTACGTATTTCAAAGCTTGCGGACAACCTTGGTGGTATGGTTTTCAGAGAATCATTGTTTTAGGCGCATACGAACACCTGATAAGTAAAATTTTTTCGAGGAAGGAGTAAGGGGAAAAATGGAAGAAAAGAGTTTGATTAAATTGAGAACGGAAAAACTAGGCGAGTTGAATATTAAAACGGAAGATATTATTACATTTGATGAAGGTATTTTAGGGTATGAAGATTATAAGCAATACGTTATTGTTAATTTTGAGGAATGCCGTCCTTTTGAGTGGCTTATTTGTGTGGAAGACCCCATGATAGCATTTCCCATCATTAATCCATTGCCTCTTTTTACCGACTATAATCCACTGGATTCTGTTGAGGAAGTACAGTCATTGCATATTGAGGACAGGGGGGATGTTGAAACCTTTTGTATTGTTACATTAGGTGAAGATCCTGCACAGGTAACAATAAATCTCAAAGGTCCGATACTTGTCAATATGGGCAATAATAAGGGGAAACAGGTCGTTTTAACGGAAGATTATTACAACCTGCATCATCCACTGGTAAAAACGTAAGGTTTATTTCAGAAAGGTGAATCGACTTGCTGATACTGACAAGGAAATTAGGGGAGAGCATTACAATCGGTAACGAGATAAAAGTTACCGTCTTGGATTGTCAAGGGAAACAGGTAAAACTGGGTATTATTGCGCCGAAGTATGTCCGGATTCACAGGGAAGAGATTTTTGAAAAGATACAGGAAGAGAATAAAAAGGCTGCAAAGGTGTCTAAAAACGATTTAATAGAAGCAGCTCAAATGTGGCGTAAAAATTTAGAGAAAGAACATCATAAAGAAAACAATTCTTCTCGGCACATTAACAAAGGAAAATAGTTATGACGAATAGGAAAGAAAACCTTCTGCCAAAATCTGATTTGCATACTCGGAGAGAAACAGGAAATAATAGTTATGATGAAACTGTTGCGCTTGCGAATACCCTGATTGATAATGGCAAATGGGATGAGGCGTATCCATATTTAAAGACTGCCGTTACAATAAATGCTAAGTATGCACAGGGATTTAATCACCTCGGAGTATATTACCGTAAAAAGAATAATTATGCTGGGGCAATTGAAAATTTTATAAAGGCAGTGCTGATTGATTATGGTTTCCTGGAAGCGCACTATAACCTTGCCTCCGTGTATATGGAACGTAAGGAATATGACAAGGCGTTATCTCATTTTAAAGAGGTAGTGGTGGTAAATTCTGAAGATTATGAAGTGTACGATCATATGGGGCAGTGCTGTCTTCTTAAAGATAATACGGACGATGCGGAAGTATTTTTTTCCGAAGCTCTCCGTTTAAACCCTGATTATGTTTCTGCTGCTTTAAATCTTGGAAAAGTGCTCATTAAAAAGAATGAGTGTGAAAAGGCAAAGAAAATGCTTTTGCGTTTTTACAGGAATAACATTACTCTTCACGAGGTGAACTTTTTGCTTGGTATTATGTATAAAATGGAGGAAGACTATACCAGGGCGATGCATCATTTAAAAGAGACATTACTTATTGACAAGAATAATGCATTCGCGTATAACTTGCTTGGCGAGTGCTGTGTAAAAACTGGTTTGGAAGAACAGGCAGAGACTTTATTTGCTGCCGCGATAAAGTTGGATCCTTTAAATGTACATGTGTTTTACAACCTTGGTAATCTGTATTACGGACGGAAAAAATATCAGGACGCAATACTGTGTCTGGAGGAATATGTGAGAATCAAGGAGGCTGATGATGCTGTGAACGCGGTATGGTCGCAGGCAGCTCCTTCTGATGAAGCAGTGCCCCTCTATAATCTGTTGGGGAATTGTTATAAAATAGCCAATAATTCGGTTAAGGCAATTGAAATATGGGAAAAGTCTTTGGCGCTACAGCCTCAACAACAGGACATAAAAGATGCGTTGGCGGACCTTTCACAAGCATTTCGTCTGAACAAACGGATAAGCTTAGTGATTGATTAATTTTTATGTAACAATAGGTTTCTGTATAGTGAACACAATTTCATTTTCTTGTTTCATTAAATAGTTAACGGGACAGTAAAGGAATAATTTCTTGAAAACCATAATGAGACAACCGCCTATGCATCATGAAAATGAAAAGAAGGATACCCGGTTTGCCGATCAACTGGAAGAAATAAAGAAATATTTTTCCATAAAGAAAGACGATGCTGCCATGTATCTTCTGGAGGAAATGTCTAAGCGGAATAAGATTGATGTATTATTTACTGAAGGTATCATTTTTGAAAAATGTAACCATTTTGAAGATGCAATACGTTCATTTGATAAACTATTAATTTTGGAAAAACATCATCCGGAGGGAAGATACCACCGGGCATTTTGCCTCACCAATCTTGGACGGTTAAAGGAGGCCAGGATTGATTTGCAAATATGTCTTGAGGATGCCCCTGAGAAAGATGCGATACATCAATTGCTGAAACTGACGCATACCTTAGAGGGAAAATTTCCCAAATTTATTATCGATAGAAGAGTATGCCCACCCGTTTCATCAAATCAAAAGCCAGCATACCTGTACTATAATTTAAATGAAAAGATAAATCCGGTAAACATCCTTAAAGACTTTAACCTTGCCAGAAACAGTGAAACAAAAAATATTGCCATTTCCGTAGTTGTTCCGGTAAAGGATGAAGAAGGGTCTTTATTGGCTTTACACGCTAAGCTGAAAAATGTTTTAAATACGCTATCTCAGAAATATGAAATTATTTTTATTGATGACGGCAGTACCGATACTTCTCTGAAATTACTCAATGAAATATCTGCAAAAGACCCGTCTGTGGTTATTATTAAATTCCGCCGTAATTATGGACAAACAGCGGCGTTTGCGGCAGGCTTCAAATACGCGTCCGGTGACGTTGTTATTACTATGGATGCGGACCTCCAGAATGATCCTGCAGACATACCCAGATTATTAAACAAAATGTCTGAGGGGTATGATTTGGTATGCGGCTGGCGAAAAAATCGAAAGGACAAGGCTCTCAGGAGAAAACTCCCTTCCTGGATTGCAAATGGTATTATTAATAAGCTCATCGCGGGTACCGGGATAAAAATTCATGACGCGGGTTGTTCCTTGAAGGCATATAAAAAAGGAATCATTAAGAACATTAAAATATATGGAGAAATGCATCGGTTTATTCCCGCATATGCTGCTTGGCTTGGAATCAAGATAGCGGAAATTCCCGTTACCCATCATCCACGGCGTCATGATTATTCTAAATACGGACTTGAACGGCTGGGCCCTGTTGTGCTGGACCTGGTAACACTTCGTTTCTTTACCGGTTTTAAAACAAAGCCCTTTCAATTTTTCGGTAAAATCGCTACAACAATAACACTTTCCGGAATCGTGCTTTCAATAATGCTTTTTTCGTCAGAGAAACTCCTGCATTTTGGCATAAATTCACAGACGTCCGTTGTCATGATATTGTTTTCGATATTAGGAGGTTTGCAGTTTGTGGTTGTAGGCCTTTTGAGCGAAATTATCATGCGCGGATTTCTTGAGGCCCACAATAGAGAAGAATATGTGGTTGAGCATATCATAGATTCTCCGGGAGATGAGGAAAGCTAAATTCTATGTGCGGTATCGCTGGTTTCTTTTATCTCGATAATAAACGAGTAGCAGAGACCTCCTTTATTCAGCAAATGACGGAGAGCCTTTCGCACAGAGGACCAGAC
Above is a genomic segment from Candidatus Brocadiaceae bacterium containing:
- a CDS encoding glycosyltransferase, translated to MHHENEKKDTRFADQLEEIKKYFSIKKDDAAMYLLEEMSKRNKIDVLFTEGIIFEKCNHFEDAIRSFDKLLILEKHHPEGRYHRAFCLTNLGRLKEARIDLQICLEDAPEKDAIHQLLKLTHTLEGKFPKFIIDRRVCPPVSSNQKPAYLYYNLNEKINPVNILKDFNLARNSETKNIAISVVVPVKDEEGSLLALHAKLKNVLNTLSQKYEIIFIDDGSTDTSLKLLNEISAKDPSVVIIKFRRNYGQTAAFAAGFKYASGDVVITMDADLQNDPADIPRLLNKMSEGYDLVCGWRKNRKDKALRRKLPSWIANGIINKLIAGTGIKIHDAGCSLKAYKKGIIKNIKIYGEMHRFIPAYAAWLGIKIAEIPVTHHPRRHDYSKYGLERLGPVVLDLVTLRFFTGFKTKPFQFFGKIATTITLSGIVLSIMLFSSEKLLHFGINSQTSVVMILFSILGGLQFVVVGLLSEIIMRGFLEAHNREEYVVEHIIDSPGDEES